The following nucleotide sequence is from Candidatus Poribacteria bacterium.
ACTTCTATTGCGTCCCCGCGTCGCAGATTTAATGGAATCGCACCCTTATGTTGATGCCTGTATCGTTGATGAAAAAACAGAAGGACGCTTCCGATCGTTCACGAGGTTAGTGCGTCAGGTCCGAAATACATCTTTCGATCTTGCTGTCGTGTTGCATCCTACCTCATTCCGAAACGCTTTGGTACCGTTCCTTGCGCGGATTCCAATTCGCGTTGGGACGAATGTCAGTGGGCGTGGTATGCTGCTAACGAAGTCTTGCCGGGATGATACAAGCGTCCATGAGGTACATCGGTATCTACGGGTGCTGCAGCTACTGGATATTGATACTGCCTCGGATGATTTGGAATTCTGGCATACAGATGCTGACCGGCATTTCATTGAAAACCTCTTGCGCGCTGAAGGTGTTTCACGTGACGAGCGGCTTATCGCTATTAACTTGGGCACCACATGGGCGACGAAACGCTGGGACCTCGTAAACTTCACCGAGGTTATCCGACAAATCACACATCTTGCCCAAGAGTCTAAAGTCGTCCTAACAGGTTCACACGCTGAGCAGACACTGACAGAAGCACTACCTGCCGCGTTACCGGTAATCAATCTCGTCGGAAAGACATCGATTCTGCAACTCGGTGCGCTGTTAGAAAGATGCGAGGTGTGTTTAACCTGTGATAGCGGTCCTATGCACATTGCCGCAGCGGTCGGCACACCGACGGTGGCACTTTTCGGTCCGACGGATCCAGTGCTACATCGTCCTTATGGTATTGGACATACCGTGATTGAAAAGCCAGTCTCATGTCGCCCGTGCTACAAGCGGACGTGTCATCGACAAGACGCACCACACCTCTGTATGCGAGAAATTGGAACAGGTGAAGTCGTAAAAGCGGTTGAAAAGAGATTGTATCAGAAAGATTGTGCTACCTAAGCATGAAAATTATATCTGGTAGATTTTAGAATTAGTTAGACACTCTAAAGAGGCGAGGTTAGAAACCTCGCCAGCGGAGTAGAGGTTTTCACTTCTATTGAGAGGTCTGCTTATTTGTAGGTTTTGCCATAAAAGGAAGAGTGAATGAAGGACATTCGTGCGTTGGTATTCGATTTCGGTGGAACTTTAGATGGAAATGGCATTCATTGGTTGGAACGGGCATACCAGTTTATCCACGAACGGTGTCCTGAAATTACGCGTGAAGCGTTTGACGAAGCGGATAGAGCGACAATAACAGAATTCGCACTCGGTGATTCTTCTGTTGAATGGTCTTACCAAGATGGTTCAATGTTACCTGTCGGTGCGGTGGCGTCTGAATATGCGGCGCGCTGTTCTTTGCGGGAGACGACCGAGGCGATTGCGGTCGGAATTTATAAGCGGCTCGGGTTGAGCGAGAAAATGAAGGATGAATACGTCGAATGGTTTTGCGAGGGTGCGACGAAAAGTCTCACAGAGAATCGGAGGTGGCTCGAAACACTTCACGGCACCTATCGACTCGCTGTGATTAGTAATAACTTCGGAAACACCCGCGGATGGTGCGATGAATATGGACTATCACCGCTGCTGGATGTGATTATAGATTCGACGGTTTTGGGTATAGCGAAGCCGGACGCTCGCATATTTGAAGCGGCTTTGTCGGGATTGAGCGTTGCGCCGAATCAAGCAATCTACGTAGGAGATAGTTATTCCGCAGATATGGTTGGCGGTAAGAATGCTGGCTTATGGACTGCGTGGCTTATGGGAGATCAGATGAAACCGTGTCCAGATCCTTCTATGGTAGATGTTCGGCTCTCTCATCTACACGAATTGACCGGTTTTCTGGAGGAAAAATAAAACAGGTATGCTACAAAATTTTTAGAGGGAAATGGGCAGATCTTTCGTTCTGCCCATTAGGTTGCGGTGTTAGGATACCCGAGGTTGCTACATTTCTCGATGAAGACCGATGACTTTACCGAGTATCATCACGTCCGTGACATCGAAGGTGCTCGGTTCAATCGCAGGATTCTCCGGTTGTAACCGGACTCGATCGCCGTCAATAAAGAACCGTTTCACGGTTGCTTCGTCCTCAACGAGCACGACGACAATATCACCGGGGTCGGCGTTTGATTGTCTTCTAACAATGACAAAATCACCGTCCAGAATTCCGACACCAACCATGCTCGATCCGGTGATGCGGAGCGCGAAGCACTCGTAATCGTTAAGCATGCGCGTTGGCATTGGAAGCGTTCCTTCAATATTCTGCGATGCGAGGAGTGGATCGCCTGCTGCCACACGTCCAAAGATCGGGATCTCTATAACATCTCGTGATACTTCTGCCAAAGCCAGATTTGCGTTCTGTCCTTCCAGCCATTTGCTGGTTGCGAGTTTCGGATCTGCCTCTTTCAAAATGGAAATTGCGCGTGGTTTACCATCTTCCCGGCTAATGTACTTTTTCTTCTCAAGTGCGTTGAGATGGTCATGTGCCGCCTTTTCAGAAAAGCCAAATTGGCGACCTATCTCGCGAATTGTGGGTGGGTAGCCTTCCTTGATACGCGTCTGAATATAGGTAAAGATCTCGCGTTGTCTACCTGTCAAGCTCTTTGCCATGAGTCTGTCTCCCATAGTAAGCATTAGTTTATATTTATATATTATCCTATATTCAGTTTAAATATGCAAGAAAAAAATAATATTTTATTTTTCGTATTGATACTGGCGGGTAATTAGAGAATTGAAACCGAATAGAGTTGTTAACGTCTTAATTGAAGAATTAAAGGAAGAATTTGAAAAATGCAAAGTCTAAATTGTTTTGCAAGTTTTTTTCTTAAGCATAGCCTGGTTGTTATGATAATTGTTTCGGTTATCAGTGCTATAAGTGTAGGATTTGCGAAAGAGGAAGCAGAGAAGGTTAAACTCGACACCGCCGTTAAGAACTTTACACTCAAGGATGCTGGTGGCACCCCTCATGCGCTGTATAAACTCAGTGAAGAGAAACCTGCCACAGTTGTTCTGTTCCTCGCTACGCAATGCCCAATCGCAACGGATTATGCGGAGCGAATCGTTGCCTTAGTCGAGACTTATGATGAAAAGGGCGTGCAATTTGTGGGAATAAATTCAAATAAACAGGAGAAGGTTGAAGAGATTACGGAATACAGTGAGAAGCACGGCTTTGAATTTCCTGTGCTAAAAGACCCGGAAAACAAAATTGCTGATTATTTCGGAGCGAGAAGAACACCAGAAGTCTTTCTTCTCGACGCGGAGCGTATTCTGCGTTACGCAGGAGCGTTTGACAACAGTCCAAAGGCACCTACGAAACACTACCTCCGAGACGCTCTGGATTTAGTCATCACCGGGAAGGATATTCCAAAATCAGCCAAGAAGACAAGAGCCGTCGGATGTACGATTAAGCGGGTTCGGAAAACGGATGTAGACAGGACTCCGTGAAATCCATCACACCCCTTGAATATCTTCGTTGCGCCTCACATAGGAGGTAAACAGACAAATGCTTCGATTTTTATATCACATTTTTCAGGCAGTGCTAACGCTGTTTTGGATCGCAGGGATATGCGTGTTTCTGGCGATGTTTGGTGCCATCGGGTTTG
It contains:
- the waaF gene encoding lipopolysaccharide heptosyltransferase II, which produces MQNILVCQTGGWIGDMVMLTPALRALKQAFPESRLELLLRPRVADLMESHPYVDACIVDEKTEGRFRSFTRLVRQVRNTSFDLAVVLHPTSFRNALVPFLARIPIRVGTNVSGRGMLLTKSCRDDTSVHEVHRYLRVLQLLDIDTASDDLEFWHTDADRHFIENLLRAEGVSRDERLIAINLGTTWATKRWDLVNFTEVIRQITHLAQESKVVLTGSHAEQTLTEALPAALPVINLVGKTSILQLGALLERCEVCLTCDSGPMHIAAAVGTPTVALFGPTDPVLHRPYGIGHTVIEKPVSCRPCYKRTCHRQDAPHLCMREIGTGEVVKAVEKRLYQKDCAT
- a CDS encoding HAD family hydrolase, producing MKDIRALVFDFGGTLDGNGIHWLERAYQFIHERCPEITREAFDEADRATITEFALGDSSVEWSYQDGSMLPVGAVASEYAARCSLRETTEAIAVGIYKRLGLSEKMKDEYVEWFCEGATKSLTENRRWLETLHGTYRLAVISNNFGNTRGWCDEYGLSPLLDVIIDSTVLGIAKPDARIFEAALSGLSVAPNQAIYVGDSYSADMVGGKNAGLWTAWLMGDQMKPCPDPSMVDVRLSHLHELTGFLEEK
- the lexA gene encoding transcriptional repressor LexA: MAKSLTGRQREIFTYIQTRIKEGYPPTIREIGRQFGFSEKAAHDHLNALEKKKYISREDGKPRAISILKEADPKLATSKWLEGQNANLALAEVSRDVIEIPIFGRVAAGDPLLASQNIEGTLPMPTRMLNDYECFALRITGSSMVGVGILDGDFVIVRRQSNADPGDIVVVLVEDEATVKRFFIDGDRVRLQPENPAIEPSTFDVTDVMILGKVIGLHREM
- a CDS encoding redoxin domain-containing protein, producing the protein MIIVSVISAISVGFAKEEAEKVKLDTAVKNFTLKDAGGTPHALYKLSEEKPATVVLFLATQCPIATDYAERIVALVETYDEKGVQFVGINSNKQEKVEEITEYSEKHGFEFPVLKDPENKIADYFGARRTPEVFLLDAERILRYAGAFDNSPKAPTKHYLRDALDLVITGKDIPKSAKKTRAVGCTIKRVRKTDVDRTP